GGTAAAGGTGCGGACGGGATGTGTGTaggcagaggaaaagaaacacataTAGGGAGGATAAGACGGATACAAGGCAGTTAGAAGGAGGTGATGAGACAACAAAGGGAAAAGATGTGTTACTGCAAATAACACCGCatgaaagaggagaagtgaCAAGAACTGGAATCGAAGAatagcaaagaaaaaagagaggagagacagggtGGAAGGATGTCatgagagaatgagagggagTCCTCCAAGACGAAGAGGTCAAATCATAAAGCTTGAGGTAAACGACTATAAATGCCACTGTGAGTCATTTGAAGGTAGCACCTTTACACAGCACTGTGGACATTTTAACTTGTTAGAAAccacatttgaaaatgatttttctGCTCAGTCTCATTTAAACTCAAACTTCTGGCCATagactctaaataaagatggacaacgcatcTTCACTTTGCCTCGttgcacaaaaatgaagctaaatatCTCTGATGCGGGTGCACAGCAGTGCTCGTGAAcacacttgaccaatcacaggtcAGTCTCAGCCACAAtattaatcaaataactaattaacacttactggaaaaattaacacttggaCCATGCGTCTGTATATTCATGTTATCTCTTTTCACGTGGCGGCTTTCCATCCAATCCTAATTGGCACCAGAAAAAAACCCCGCAGAAACACGCATCGATTCAGAGGTTCGAGCTTCAACCATGTTTTTCTCATGTGGTTTGTAGGCGGAATCAAATTATTGcgttttaatttgtttatatattagcATTGTTTTCTTAGATATGACCAAACACATGGACTGAAATCCAATCGTTTCAGGTCTCTACTACGATACACATTTCCCATGTGTACTGTTTCAGATTCACTGGTAGCAGCTTCACACCCTTGGGGACTGTTATAAAGTCGTCATCCTGTTGTTCCTCCAGATGAAGTGCAGTTGAGGGTGTTGTTGCCTCTCACAATTGTTTCCAGCCGCGTTCTTCATACTTCACACTGACAGTCCTCTTGCACTGACCAGTAATTTTGAGCTTAGCTTCGGCACAAAGCcgtctttttcccccctctgccCTGAACGTTATTATTTTGTCCTCTCCTTTATTAGTTtccctttgtgtttttcctACAGGGAGAGTGCCGTAATTTCATCAAGGTTCTGCTCAGCCAGCACGGTGGCCTGTTCGTGTGTGGAACAAATGCCTTCAACCCACTGTGTGCCAATTACACTGTTagtatccatctatctgtcacCTGGTCAATCCCGGTGTACCTGCCAGCTACTTCATCTATatgtcctttttttctcctcttgcaGAGAGACACCCTCGAAATGGTGGGAGAGCCTGTCAGCGGGATGGCACGGTGCCCGTATGATCCACGACACGCCAATGTGGCTTTATTTGCAGGTAGAGCGTTTTGAGTTTTCACATTGAATTCATGCTCTCTAGCAGACCTCAGACTCACTTTCCGGCTCCAGACATTGAAATGTTTGTGCACTTGTGTTTACCTTTTCAAATGATTTATAGTCAGACCTCTCGCTGCATTGCTTGTGTGGGTTTTAATCTTCCCGACCTTGTGCTATCTCTTCATCTGtatcttttccctcctctctctctctctctctctgtgctctcaGATGGAAGTCTCTTTACCGGCACCGTGACAGACTTCCTCGCCATCGATGCGGTGATCTATCGGAGCCTCAGCGACACCCCCGCCCTCCGCACGGTCAAACACGATTCCAAGTGGTTCAGAGGTACTTTTCGACTCAGACGCATTCAAAAATGACACAGCAGAGCCAGACAGCCCCAGTGGACAGTCAGaattcaaataacaaaaaacatcacCATTACCGTCAGTAGTCAGCTGAAAGAAAATTGTGCCACTGTGGCCAACTTTTCCTGAATGGCTCACAGGTGAATAGGGTGATGTGGAGGAGGCTAAATAGGAAGTTACATTCAGAGAAAGCAGACATGATTAGGCCTACATTTCATTGGATTTAAGTGGAGCAGACAGAGTGATGTATTGAGGTTAGTCAGACTCCACAGACTCCGGGGTTTGAACAAGGCTTCGGTTGAACAGTTGAGCCTGTTTTCCACAGGGGCAGTTGGAAGCTGGAACAGTGCTGGctgaataaatgataaataatgcGGATCCTCTTGTCTATGATGATAGATTAAACAGGACATGCATATTTAATCGTCCAGGCCTGTGGACAGCGCTGGTTCATGTTGATGTGATTGTTATTAGAGCGCCATGTCAGGCAGTGTGGAGGGCGACGTTGGGCCTTGGGCACTGCGTCACCAGCGTTctgaagtgtgagtgtgtgtttgtctaacGTTGCTTTTCTCATCCTGCTTTTTCAGAGCCTTACTTTGTGAGCGCTATGGAGTGGGGGCCtcatatttatttcttcttcagaGAGATGGCGATGGAGTTTCATCATCTAGAGAAGGTACACTTTCCTCCTTTACCTTCTTTTTATTCTACGAGTTCAGTggccgttctaaacctgcctgtttggaatgggctgtttgctttgaTTGTGTTATTCTCCgtagctacttcagaattattcatcgtcattagtgagtcctcttcaaacagttctacaatatactgtcacttttttattgttttgtgtgctGGAGGCAGACAGTCTACGTTGCAGAGTGAGGTTTaaaaaactgtgtgttcatcctacctggtttatctgcaatgaagattttgtAGTCAACGTTTTTCATAAAACGAAACTGATTTGGATTCATTACTTTTTGTTTGTATGGCgtttatataagtttgaatgatttgctGAAATGCTgctattttttcatacattatatGTCCCCACAATCTTCAGAGCCAAGTGTGCGATTTTTCAAAGTCAAAGCtgtgtaattcagctcaatataaagcattacagcagCAAAGCCAAGgttatgcttttactttgaaggcaTCTCGCTAAAGACAAAGTGATTCGATGAATGTTGCCACCATGATGGAGATCACCCGCAAATGTCTGTGTCAGCCCGAtacagtgaaatataaataatcagATCTGGCCAGTTGCCGaccgctgctgtagtttataCAGTGACTTAGAAGcagacatgttcaactcagtccacagactCAAGGCCCACTGCCCCGCCCCCcactacagagcactggtcgtcTGATGAAATGTTCTGATAGATTTTATAATCATTGAAcatatcacatgtccaaatcacacctAATTCAACACTGCTCTTCCCTGGACCATTAGGAATACACTTACCAAATATGAAGCCGATTAGATGAACGGTTTGCAAGATACACCAGccatatacagacagacagacagacagacagacagatgtttgtggactTAGTGTGTAGATTAACCCTCCATTTCTCTACACCCCGTTTGTTTTATTCCAGGTGATGGTGTCCCGTGTGGCCCGTGTGTGTAAGTCAGACCTGGGCGGCTCTCAGCGTGTCCTTGAGAAACAGTGGACCACATTTCTCAAGGCACGGCTCAACTGCTCCGTCCCGGGAGACTCACACTTCTACTTCAACCTCCTACACGCCACGAGCAACATCATCCACATGCAGGGACGGGACGTCATCCTCGGCCTCTTCTCCACGCCGCCAAACAGGTACAGGCACTCACGCAACATTCACACAAAGTCGACAAAACACTATTTACGGTATTTCTCACCGCTGTCCTCTCTCCATTAGCATCCCTGGCTctgcggtgtgtgtgtttgacatgcAGCAGCTCGCTCATGCCTTTGAGGGACGATTTAAAGAGCAGAAATCCCCAGAGTCTATTTGGACTCCTGTCTCGGACGACCTGGTGCCTAAACCGAGGTATTGTAATGCAAAGTGCAGAACTTCAGCAGAATACCGCAGCGCTTCTGTCCCGAGCATCTGTCTCACATACAGTCTACTTACTGCCCTGCTCTAAGCTCCCACTGTCAATCACACTGCCACTTCACTGCTATTCAGCAAATATTCGAACACAGCCTCCAGCTTGTCCTCTCTCGCTTTTGCTATCTTTCTCTCTTAAAcccactctttctcttttttgtctctctgtctctttctgtctgcagaCCAGGGGGATGTGCAGTGCAGGGATCCAGATTTAGCTCCTCTAACACGCTGCCAGACGAGGTGCTCAACTTTGTGAAGACCCACCCACTGATGGATGAGACCGTTCCGCTACTAGGACATAGACCCTGGGTGGTCAAGACTATGGGACGGTACATACAGAATGACTCAGCCCTTACAAGATATTTATGGCATGAAAATGGGAAGCATAAAATAGGAATCCTACCCGACAGCACTATCTGCATCAAATCTATCCAAATGTACTTTATTGACCGTCTCTATTGATCCATACCCTTAGGTACCAGCTGACGGCCATGGTGGTGGACACAGAAGCTGGTCCCCATAAAAATCGCACAGTTTTGTTCCTGGGCTCAACCAGAGGAACCATACTCAAGTTCCTAATGGTTCCCAGTGGAGACTCTGTGTCCCACAGCAGTGtgtttctggaggaagtggagggatTCAACCCAGAGAAGTGAGTACACAAGTCAAGAGATCTTAGTCCTCAATGTACAAATCATGAAATATACATTATGATATATTTACTTCAGGCAGTGGTGGCATGTGCATTTTCTTTGTCCCTGTACCTAAGTACTCTTTTCATGCATCTGtattttacttaagtagatttgtTTTCAGCTACTTTTCTATTTTACTATAAATCCGTTTTTGTACTTTCCCCTCCTCAAAATTTTTACAATACATTGCAtgacatgttcacattgtttttataaagtaaagtaataaataatcaGAGGGCAATTGGTCCACTGGTCCAATCAGAGTGGGaaggtaacattagacccccgcctcctgcagcagcggcaTCACAGGCGAAGAGAGAAAATGGATTCAGAAGAGGCCAAGCTTCAGACATTATGACAAATCAAGGGTTTTCAGTAGCATCATCTGCAGtattctttattaatatgaCAGAGTCTGTATTCAAATATACTTTTAACGATGTAGTCGACTGCAGCATTAGGGAACAGGCTAAactcagcaagtacttttactttgaatacttaactatatttaaaagcaagtactactcaagtagaaaagttgaTACGGTACTTTTAGTTTTACTTTAGTACCACCACTGGCTTCAGGTGTATCAGCTCTCATGTTGGCGGCTTCAAGTCGGTAACCGAAGaactgcagtgttttcacattcacacacataattTAAGAGATTGGTTTCATGGTTGCATGTTACGATTCATTTCATCATCAGTTACTGTGCTGGTTACATGAAGCATCATGAAATCATACACCACACACCACGCTCTGCTGCTGAACTCCAGTCTGCTGATGTGACTGTTGTGTGGGGGTTAGAGCATGGAGCTGTCTGTCATGAAGCACCAACAGACGTACAGTGacctccctctgctgcctcttGTCCCTCTGTCTACTGTCCTCACACCGCTGTGTCTCGCTGTCTGTCTCCAGGTGTGGCGAGGACTCTCCTCAGGCCCGTCAGCTCGTGTCTCTGTCGCTGGACCAGACCAGCCACAGTCTGCTGCTGgccttctcctcctgtctggTCCGGGTTCCCACATCTCGCTGCCACCTGCACTCTCGCTGCATGAAGTGAGTGacactttttatcttttagAGTGTTTTCCATTCCCCCAGCATGTCTGATAATCAAGTCTGTCCTTGTTCTTTGCTTTATcactccttgtgtgtgtgtgtgtgtgcaggagctGTCTGGCCTCCAGGGATCCTTACTGTGGCTGGACCAGAGGCAGCACCTGCTCCTTCTTGAGACCAGGCACAAGGtgaagacaacacacacataaacaaacacacttacacactcacacGAGTACTTGTGAATAGTTGTGAAGAGTGCAGCATTACCATATGTTGTGATTTAATTTGATAACATAAAATGAGGAGAAAACTGGGGGAAATAGGTGAATGTGATTTGTAGTGTAAAGAGCGTTGAGTGGTCTTGAAAAGTACTGTGCAGTCCACACACAACACTTACTATAAGTGAAGTCGCTACTTTGTTTTTGCTCAGTAGAAGCCACCATCACTTTTAAATAACTAACCAAGGCTGTTCAAGTGATGCTCAAGTGTCATTAGTGTAGACGGCTGTAGAACACATCACTGTACATCACTACATGAGAACGTTGGGTGGCAGTCGTTATTTTTTATTCCACTGAAACCATCATGTTGATACTGAGACTTGACACGATGCTGCACACAAGTGGAACAATCTGTAGAAACTTGTAAAACTCAACAAACTAACCGCCCTTCATCAATCTGAATcagtttgactgacagacagCAGTGTATAGGAattgttctgttctgttgtaTAGTGTGTTTATAGTTTGTTGATGTGGGCGGCTATGGCGtaggaggtagagcgggttgtccactattGGAAAGGTCAGGGGTTCGATCGAAGGTTTATATTCTTACTTATTAATGTCCGCTAATGCACTTCTGATCTATCTGCACAGTTTGCATTTGTGCCAATGAAACCACTGAACCCACAGCAACTTCCTGCATCCTTTAGTTTTTTATCTATATGTTACCTTCACTTTGGAAGTTTGAGTAATTctgcagcaaaataaaatagtaCTTTATATATTCTGTAGATTTAAGAATGATTTAGCTTATTGAGCCAGTTTCTGCGTTCGCTATCTGTGTCAAAAGCAAACGTGAACATTGTTATTTACAATCGCAatctccacctccagctcctgcacagCCTCTGAAGGAATAAAATAGATGTCTTCATGTATTctatagatttaaaaaataattttgacCTTCTTTATTTTATGAGCTTATAAGCCAGTTTCTGTGCACAGTATCTGTATCAAATCGTTATTTAGGCAAACGCAAAAGGAGCAAATCAATCATGGGATCAATAGTGTATCCCATTACCCTGCATGACACATCAATATGGGTCATATCTATTGAATCGATTACTGCCAACAAATCTCCCCCAATTTGTGTATATATGGAAAACTGAGCATGTTCTCATGAAGAGATCGATTTTACATTGAGGAGCTATTTTCGATCAGGCataatttcattttctctgagaGTACACCGTGAAGGGAGGGCACTGTGATGATTTGTTTCCTACTGTTTGTGTATGAAGAGGAACATTGAAGCGTCTGATGTGTGGTGCTGGGATCTCTTTGTGCCTGCAGGCTGCCGTTTCAACAAGACGTGGAGTATGGAAACACCACCTCCCATCTAGGAGACTGTGACGGTAGGTTGCAGCACTATGACATGGACGCTTCTGGTCGTGCACAGTGGACTGAGGGGAGGCTCCACCTAGTGGCGAAGTCCCCCATCACACCTGCCGACTTGTGGATGAACATTATGTTCTAAAAACAACCTCTCATACGGCAAAATGGGAATATATTTGTGACGCTTCCTGACATTTAACACCTTTTAATTATCTGAGGTACAGTGTGATTTCCTCTCACGCTCAGGCAGATCCCACTCAACCTTTATTTGAGCAATGTggagtgttttctgtgtctttgtcaaaGCCTAAATCAGGTGGGAGTAGAGCTGGTGTTTTGGTTTCAGCCTCACTTTCAGCAGGTCAGTGGGAGACAGTTTAATTAGAGAGGATGTGAAAGAGGTGTAGCTGCTACTGGACAACACAAAACTGCAGGATTGGGAAACGCAGCATCCTCCTGCATCCTCCTGAGAGGATTTGTTCTCTCAGAGCTAAACATCTGAGGAGGGCAATGACCGAGTGTAGTCGGTGAGCAAGCTGGAAATAGCTAAGCAGAAAAATACTAGTGTCACTTCTGGTGAGAGGCTCAGATGTCACTGCAGCAGCGCCACAGAGAGACTCTCACTCCGAAATCCACAAAGTCAGTGGAAACTAAAATAGAAGTCGTTTCCTTTCCACTGGATTCTTTCGGAGCTGTTTTAGTCCAACTTTAAAGTCATGAAATCCATTTTGCCAGATCTGAATTTCCAGAAAAACCTTCAAAGGGGAGTGTGTGGCACATTCCAGGCCTTCATCACACTCATTTATTAAGGCTTctagcttttttttaatcaacaatTAAGAGTGGAAGTCGGTGATGCCATGCTGCAGACAGACTGGAGAGGTGAAAACACAGGAGAGTCCGAGCCAAAGacgagctgctgtgtgtgcagatggCAGTGATTAGAGCCGGGTGGAAACACTGAGGTAATGGTATGCTGTGAGGGGGAGACTCTGTGACCAGGCTGCAGGATGGAAAGAGTGAGGAGCGGGAGTGTCGGCTGCAGTGGTCTGAGCCGAGCTGATGACAAGTGCAGGCCTCTCCGAACTCGGAGCCTGTGGAGCCTCAAGGCCAGACTGGAGAGAAGCTCCAACATAATCACTACAGAAATAATGCTTAACGTGATGATCACCCATTATGAGAGTTATTGTAGATATTGATTTATTATGATGCATTATGTCTTGTGAGGAGGAAACCACTAAGTACAAGTAGCAGAATAGCTCCATATGTAGTATAATAGTAATTTTAAATTGCAccctgcagacagacactgagAAGTGTCCATTGCACAGTTCCACTAAATGTCATCTTTAATAATTGTGTCTCTTAATCTTCAGGAATTCTGCAGCAGAGTTTGCTGATTGAGCCGGAGAGCCTGGTTTCCCTCAACCTGCTCGTGGCGTCCGCAGTCTCTGCATTTACCATCGGGGCGGCGCTCTCTGGCCTTGCCGTGTGCTGGATCATGGCCCACAAGCCTGCCAACCGTCGCCATGGCAACACTTCCCAGTCCTCCATCCAGCGACGAGAGAGAGGCCTGCTCACTAACGGCGGTGGCGGAATGGGAGGCTCCGTGCTGAGCGTAACGCGGCAGGGAGGTGGGGAGCGCCCCTGCTCTCAGGGCGGGGAGACCCTCTTCGTCATGCCCAATGGCTGGGTGAAGTCAGGGGAGCTCGACCCCGGTTTCCTCCCCACCCCGGAGCACACCCCCCAGCAGAAACGCAGAGGCCTGCGGCTGTCTGACTCCAACTCTGGAGGGTGGGACACCAGCCAGACGTACCTGGGGGGAGGCTCTGTGGGCCTGGGCTCACCCTGCCGCATGCCCCCCTCTGTCTACCTGACCACCAGACTGTTCCAGCAAGGGGTTGTTGGGAGACACGCTGGCGAGGGCCGAGTAATAGACACACCACGCCAGCACTATGTCTGCCTGAGCAAGCAAGAAAAGGGAATGAAAGGGACGCCCAAGGCCCCGCTCAGGAAGTCTGCAGGAGAATATGTTTACCCCATGACCCCCCAGGACTCGCCTGAGCGTCGGAGGGTGGTCTCGGCACCCAGTGCCGCTATGGAGTATAACGACCCGCTGCCTCTGCGCTGGCCGGCCCAGGAAGGATACATCCTCAGTAGCCACGGTATGGTCCCTGTCCCTATGCCTCCCCCCTCCATGCCGGCTCCCAGTGTTCAGGCATATGTGTCCCAGCAGCACACCCCCGGGCTGAGCAGGGCCCTGCTGAGAGGGGCCCTGGAGCGAGGGGAGCTGGGCGAGCTGGTGGATCTCAGCCACCTGATGTGCAAGAAGAACTGCAGTGACAGGACTCAGACCGGCCAGTGACTGCTGAGGAAATGAAGGGGACAACTTTCCATGTGCAgagttttatttcctctcttttatccCCCTTCTCTCTATCGTCTGTCCTCTCTCTACCTTCACGTCATAATTATTTCATTGTCATTCAGCCCCTCTGATCTCCTCGGTCAGTCTCTTACCCAGCCACCCCCCAAAATTTCACCCCATGACAAGTCTCTCCTCGCGACTGGCTGCTGGGTCTGCCACTCACATCCTGACTCACACTAATTGGTCAGATGGACTGTGGTTGTTGCTGTGTCTGCATTGCAGAGTTGCCTCTCCCCTCTCCAGCTAccgagcaggagcagcagcagcagagagagggaggagagaggatggagaggaaagaaagagggacagagagcaGAATGGGGGGCAGACAGGATGTGGACAAAGATGGACACAGCACTTAGGAGCTGTCTTCTCTGTGCACATTAACTGAGGTTGCAGAAGCAGTCAGGTACTGCCGCAGGAGTGGGGGttgctttcccccccccctcttggaTAACACTGATGAGACTGCCACCCATCTGCCACCCATCTATAGTACCTGTTGTTCTCGTGCCAACTAGGTGCTTGTGGTGAAATTGAAAATTTTGAACATCGTAAACGGATCCTTGAATACCTGAAGCTCTATAGTTGACTCAAAAAACTGAAGTCGTtgtgactgtaaacacaaacctAATGGACGATGACGCCACGCaaattcctcctctctgtttctcctttttctctgttcccctgctgcacacacacagaaggcgGTTACATGTATTTGTACAGGGGGGTATTTAGTATTCCATGTGTACGAGAGGGGAGACGTGAGCGCCAAATGCCTCTAACCTGTCTCGTGGGCCTACGGGACCATAACTCAACTTCTTTGGAGAGCAGAGTGCAGGAGTGTAATGTCAGCACTATTTCTGCCAACCGCATGCTCTGTGTAAATGACGGCATCTCAGCCGCCCATCGCTCTATTTGTTTGCCTCCCTCCACTCCGTGTACTCTTTAATGGCTAATAATTCCACGAGGACGTCTGGAGAGGCGGTGCTACAAAAGCGGACTGACGGGGGCAGGGACGCAGAGAGGAGAATTTGAGAGAATTTGAATTCAAAGCACTGCAATATATCACCACCCTGTCCTTCACTGTCACCTGAAGGTTTTTTTCCACGCGTTTACAAACAGTCATTAACGCTGCATTAAAGAACACAGTCCACTTTTATAGGATGAAAATTCCCCCCCGTTAAGGCCACAGTGGCCAAGGTCCCACACAGACGTGATACAGAATAAAGTGACAGTTACAGCAGCCGTGATTGAAACCTCTGGCTTAACTCGCAGCCAATAGGGGTAATGGAAATGTTCCCAGCAGGCAAATGGGACCATATATATTCAGCATATCAAAGTGTCCGGTGGCATGAAATGGTCAGCGTCTAGATTAACACGACACGGTGTGAGTGTGTTGGCGAGGAGATGGCGGTCATAAAAAGAGACAA
Above is a window of Hippoglossus hippoglossus isolate fHipHip1 chromosome 17, fHipHip1.pri, whole genome shotgun sequence DNA encoding:
- the LOC117778278 gene encoding semaphorin-6B-like — translated: MCAAAMATAATPLTFLLLLLRLADGSFPEEPSPLSYVPVEVVRRYPVFLGRAHRSAQRQELHIQTVLQVNRTLYIGARDDLYRVELDNMAGDEMFYSKKRTWESNKNDIRVCRMKGKHEGECRNFIKVLLSQHGGLFVCGTNAFNPLCANYTRDTLEMVGEPVSGMARCPYDPRHANVALFADGSLFTGTVTDFLAIDAVIYRSLSDTPALRTVKHDSKWFREPYFVSAMEWGPHIYFFFREMAMEFHHLEKVMVSRVARVCKSDLGGSQRVLEKQWTTFLKARLNCSVPGDSHFYFNLLHATSNIIHMQGRDVILGLFSTPPNSIPGSAVCVFDMQQLAHAFEGRFKEQKSPESIWTPVSDDLVPKPRPGGCAVQGSRFSSSNTLPDEVLNFVKTHPLMDETVPLLGHRPWVVKTMGRYQLTAMVVDTEAGPHKNRTVLFLGSTRGTILKFLMVPSGDSVSHSSVFLEEVEGFNPEKCGEDSPQARQLVSLSLDQTSHSLLLAFSSCLVRVPTSRCHLHSRCMKSCLASRDPYCGWTRGSTCSFLRPGTRLPFQQDVEYGNTTSHLGDCDGILQQSLLIEPESLVSLNLLVASAVSAFTIGAALSGLAVCWIMAHKPANRRHGNTSQSSIQRRERGLLTNGGGGMGGSVLSVTRQGGGERPCSQGGETLFVMPNGWVKSGELDPGFLPTPEHTPQQKRRGLRLSDSNSGGWDTSQTYLGGGSVGLGSPCRMPPSVYLTTRLFQQGVVGRHAGEGRVIDTPRQHYVCLSKQEKGMKGTPKAPLRKSAGEYVYPMTPQDSPERRRVVSAPSAAMEYNDPLPLRWPAQEGYILSSHGMVPVPMPPPSMPAPSVQAYVSQQHTPGLSRALLRGALERGELGELVDLSHLMCKKNCSDRTQTGQ